The following is a genomic window from Amycolatopsis australiensis.
GCACACCGGCGGCGGCTTTCTCGCGCAGCACGCCGCTCATGACGTCGACGGCCAGCGGGTCGAGCCCGGAGAACGGTTCGTCGAGCACGAGCACGGCCGGGTCGTGCACCAGCGCGGCGGCCAGCTGGACGCGCTGCTGGTTGCCGAGGCTCAGTTTCTGCACCTCGTCCTTGCGGCGCTCGGCCAGGCCCAGCCGGGCGATCCAGTTCTCGGCGTTGCGGTGGGCCTCGTTCGCGCTGAGGCCGTGCAGCTCGGCCAGGTAGACGAGCTGGTCGAGGACCTTCATCTTGGGGTAGAGCCCGCGTTCCTCCGGCATGTAGCCGATGCGGGTGCGGGTTTCGTGCGTGACCGGCCGGCCGTCGAACCGGACCTCGCCGCCGTCGGCGGCGAGCACGCCCAGCGCGATCCGCATGGTGGTGGTCTTGCCGGCGCCGTTGCTGCCGACGAAACCGAACAGCTCCCCGGCGTGGACGTCGAACGAGACGCCGTCCAGCGCGACCTTGGCGCCGTAGCGCTTGGAGATCCGGTCGATCTCCAATGTCCCCTCAGTCATGTCCCATTCCCTCTTCGAAGTCCTCGGGGTCGTCGTCCGGCAGTGCCCAGCCGAGGACGATCGACGGCACGGTGGTGCCGGTGACCAGCAGCGCGGACAGCATCATCGCGCCGCGGACGCCACCGTTTTCGGTGTGGGCGGCCAGCAGGCTGTAGATCATCGCGGCGATCATCAGGTAGCTGAGGATCTGGAAGCCGGTGTAGGTGACGCGGTGCCGCCATTCGCGTTCCCGTTCGTCGAGCAGCCGCGAGAAGCCGCCGCTCATCCGCCCGGTGAGGACGCGCAGCAGCAGGAACGCGACCCCGCCGGCGAGGATGCCGCTCAGCCACAGGGCGGGAAAGACCCACTCGGGCCCTCTGGCGAAGGTGGCGGCCCCGCAGATCAGCACGAGATCGGCCGCGGCGACGACGCCCGCGAGGGTGCGCCGATGCCGCCGGGTGCGCCAGCCGGGCAGCTGCAGAGCACGCCGGCGTTCCCGTTCGTCCAGCTTGTCGAGCTGGCGATCCCAGTAGGCCGCGAGCCGGCCCGCTTTCTCGGTCATGCTCCCCCTTCGCGGTAGACCTGGGTGGACAAGGGCGTGAACGGCTCCCGGCTGAAGACCGCCTCGACGGGCAGGTCGAACACCGCGCAGATCCGGAACGCCAGGTCGAGGCTCGGATAGTGGTCACCGCGCTCGAGCGCCCCGATGGTCTGCGGATTCACCTCGACGGCGTCGGCGAGCGCGGCCCTGCTCATCCCCCGTTCGGCACGCAACACGGGCAGCCGGTTGTAGATCGGCAGCTCTTTGCCACGTCTGACCGGACTCATGGAACGTACTGTTGCAAAAACCCAACGAGTCGTCAACTCAAGAGAACATCAAGTCGGGTTGTGCGCCGGATCAGGCGAGCCCGGCCAGCGACTTGCCGACCAGCTCCGCGACCCGGGCCGCGGCGGCTTCGGCGTCCGCCGGGATCAACGCCAGCCGGGTCCGCCGCTCCAGCACGTCCGCCACGTCCAGGGCGCCCTCGTTGCGGACCGCCCACACGACCTCGGCGGCCGTGATGTCCGTGCCCGGGGTCACCGGCGCCGCGAAGTCGCTGTCCAGTTCGCCCAAGGCGGCCACCCGGGGTGCCTCGGTGCCGTACCGCGCCACCATGCGCGCGGGCGCGTCCACGAGGGACAGTTCGGCCCGCGGTGCCGCGCCGATCAGCGGCAACCGTGCCGTGCGGCACGGCGTAGCCGGCAGGCCCGCCAGCTTCACCGCCGCGTCCACCGCGTCCTCCGCCATCCGGCGGTACGTCGTGAGCTTGCCGCCCACCACCGTCAACAGTCCGTCCGAGCCCGCCAGCACCGCGTGCTTGCGGGACAGGTCCGCCGAACGGCCGCCACCTTCGATCAGGGGGCGGAGGCCCGCGAAGGACCCCGCCACGTCCGCCCGGGTCAGCGGACGGGCCAGCACCGAAGAAGCCAGCGACAACAACAAGTCCACATCGGACTCAGGGACCGTCGGCACGTCGGGAATCGGTCCGGAAACCGGCTCGTCCGTCAGTCCCAGGTAGACCCGGCCGTCCGGCTGGGGAAGCAGGAACACGAAGCGGTTCGTCTCGCCCGGCACGCCGATGTTCACCGACGTCGTGCCCAGTGGCACGGTTCCCGCGGCCAGGACCAGGTGCGAACCCCGTGACGGCCGCAGCCGGACCGCGCCGGTCAGCGTGCCCGCCCACACACCGGTCGCGTTGATCACCTGCCGGGCGTGGATGTCCAGCGAGTCACCCGAAACGCCGTCGCGGACGCGCACCCGGTCCGCCGACAGCGACGAAGCCGACAGCCGGGTCAGGATCCGGGCGCCGAACGACGCCGCCGTGCGGGCCAGCGAAACGACCAGCCGCGCGTCGTCGACCAAAGCGCCGTCGTAGGCCAGTAGCGCGCCGCGCAGGCCGACCGGGGACAGCCCGGGTGCCAAAGCCAGTGCTTCCGGCGCCGGGACCGAGCGGGGCCGAGGCAGTACCGACGACGGCGTGCGGGCCACCCGGCGGAGCGCGTCCCCGGCCCGCAACCCGGCCGCGACCACTCTCTCCTGAACCCGGGACGTGCTGGGGTACAACGGAAACAGCTGGGGCATCGCCCGCGTCAGGTGCGGCGCCGTGCGCGTCATGAGGATGCCGCGCTCGACGGCGCTCTCGTGCGCGAGGCCGAGTTCGCCGTGCGCGAGGTACCGCAGCCCGCCGTGCACGAGCTTCGACGACCAGCGTGACGTCCCGAAGGCGAGGTCGTGCGCTTCGACGAGCGCCACCGACAACCCGCGCGAAGCGGCGTCGAGCGCGATGCCCGTGCCCGTGACGCCGCCGCCGACCACGACGATGTCGACGCGCTCGCCTGACGCCAGCTCCGCGAGCTCGCGGTCGCGGCGCCGAGCGTTGAGCGAGCCGGACGTCATGGCTTCAGCGCCGCTTCGAGCACGTGGGTGAACTCTGCCAGCAGTGCCGCTTCGCCGACGTCCGCCGTGGCCGGCCGCAGCGAGAACGCGAACGACTGGACCACCAGCAGCACCGCCCGCGACTGGGCGGCGACCGGCGCCCGCCGGATCGAGCCGTCCCGGTGGCCGGCCTCCAGCAGCTGGTGCAGGGCCTGCTCGGCGA
Proteins encoded in this region:
- a CDS encoding helix-turn-helix transcriptional regulator, whose protein sequence is MSPVRRGKELPIYNRLPVLRAERGMSRAALADAVEVNPQTIGALERGDHYPSLDLAFRICAVFDLPVEAVFSREPFTPLSTQVYREGGA
- a CDS encoding ABC transporter ATP-binding protein: MTEGTLEIDRISKRYGAKVALDGVSFDVHAGELFGFVGSNGAGKTTTMRIALGVLAADGGEVRFDGRPVTHETRTRIGYMPEERGLYPKMKVLDQLVYLAELHGLSANEAHRNAENWIARLGLAERRKDEVQKLSLGNQQRVQLAAALVHDPAVLVLDEPFSGLDPLAVDVMSGVLREKAAAGVPVVFSSHQLDLVERLCDRVGIIRNGRMVAVGTVGELTAGANSKLVVTAPAARPGWAAGLPGVRVLEEHGPTAVLDLEPSADDQAVLAAALATGPVTEFSRRRRSLTELFRDAVSQDVAAEKGQR
- a CDS encoding glycerol-3-phosphate dehydrogenase/oxidase, which translates into the protein MTSGSLNARRRDRELAELASGERVDIVVVGGGVTGTGIALDAASRGLSVALVEAHDLAFGTSRWSSKLVHGGLRYLAHGELGLAHESAVERGILMTRTAPHLTRAMPQLFPLYPSTSRVQERVVAAGLRAGDALRRVARTPSSVLPRPRSVPAPEALALAPGLSPVGLRGALLAYDGALVDDARLVVSLARTAASFGARILTRLSASSLSADRVRVRDGVSGDSLDIHARQVINATGVWAGTLTGAVRLRPSRGSHLVLAAGTVPLGTTSVNIGVPGETNRFVFLLPQPDGRVYLGLTDEPVSGPIPDVPTVPESDVDLLLSLASSVLARPLTRADVAGSFAGLRPLIEGGGRSADLSRKHAVLAGSDGLLTVVGGKLTTYRRMAEDAVDAAVKLAGLPATPCRTARLPLIGAAPRAELSLVDAPARMVARYGTEAPRVAALGELDSDFAAPVTPGTDITAAEVVWAVRNEGALDVADVLERRTRLALIPADAEAAAARVAELVGKSLAGLA